A single window of Vigna unguiculata cultivar IT97K-499-35 chromosome 1, ASM411807v1, whole genome shotgun sequence DNA harbors:
- the LOC114195150 gene encoding uncharacterized protein LOC114195150: MENKPLSRLLVILLILSCVVFAAAVPATRSTMIGKMNPLVQDHLAKVDPVMGLSYNEEDMKEEIGESRMLRDIVDYPGTRPNPAHDPKSPGKP, encoded by the exons ATGGAGAACAAACCCCTCTCTAGGCTTCTTGTTATTCTTCTGATTCTTTCCTGTGTTGTATTTGCTGCTGCAGTTCCTGCAACAA GAAGCACCATGATTGGGAAAATGAATCCTTTAGTGCAAGATCATCTGGCTAAG GTGGATCCAGTTATGGGGTTAAGTTATAACGAGGAAGACATGAAGGAAGAGATTGGTGAGAGCAGAATGCTGAGGGATATAGTTGACTACCCTGGAACAAGACCAAATCCAGCTCATGATCCAAAATCTCCTGGAAAACCTTAA